A section of the Candidatus Polarisedimenticolaceae bacterium genome encodes:
- a CDS encoding DoxX family protein — protein sequence MERWLGRYSEWIYAVARIVIGLMFAAHGAQKLFGGPGGPPLTGNPMMMTAGTIEFICGLMIALGVWAGWAGFVASGEMAVAYFTAHAPNAVSPLANKGELAVLYCFIFLVIAAKGSGKLSLDAILPWAISQETGHQPYAQRH from the coding sequence ATGGAACGGTGGCTCGGCCGGTACTCGGAATGGATCTACGCCGTCGCGCGCATCGTGATCGGCCTCATGTTCGCCGCGCACGGTGCCCAGAAGCTGTTCGGGGGCCCAGGAGGGCCGCCGCTCACCGGCAACCCGATGATGATGACCGCCGGCACGATCGAGTTCATCTGCGGACTGATGATCGCGCTGGGAGTCTGGGCTGGCTGGGCGGGATTCGTGGCGAGCGGTGAGATGGCGGTCGCCTACTTCACCGCGCACGCGCCGAACGCGGTCTCGCCTCTCGCGAACAAGGGCGAGCTGGCGGTCCTCTACTGCTTCATCTTCCTGGTCATCGCCGCGAAGGGCTCGGGCAAGCTGAGCCTCGACGCCATTCTTCCTTGGGCGATCTCGCAGGAGACGGGGCACCAGCCCTACGCCCAGCGGCACTGA
- a CDS encoding NADP-dependent oxidoreductase codes for MKAVAIRAFGGPEKLAVMEMPDPKAARGEILIRTVAAGVNPVDWKMREGGLASLPHAFPLIPGWDVAGVVEDLGEGCHRFRRGERVFAYARKPFVQWGTYAELVVVPEADAAAMPPNLLFEEAAAVPCAALTAMQALAKAGVRKDTKLLILNGSGGVGHFALQLARVAGARTLATTGPKNQEFVMSQGAEAGIDHDRDDLVASVNARFDGGADAVIDAIGGAALERALHAVKPGGIVVSVAGATAAANGIRFERLNSRPSGDELEILAAHAQRKTLRPHVQTIFRLDEAAKAQHESRQGHVRGKLVLAL; via the coding sequence GTGAAGGCGGTCGCGATTCGAGCGTTCGGCGGGCCGGAGAAGCTCGCCGTCATGGAGATGCCCGATCCCAAGGCTGCGCGGGGCGAGATCCTCATTCGCACCGTCGCCGCGGGCGTGAATCCGGTCGACTGGAAGATGCGCGAGGGCGGCCTCGCGTCGCTCCCCCACGCCTTCCCGCTCATTCCCGGTTGGGACGTGGCAGGCGTCGTCGAGGACTTGGGAGAAGGGTGCCATCGCTTCCGTCGCGGTGAGCGCGTCTTCGCCTACGCACGCAAGCCGTTCGTCCAGTGGGGCACCTACGCCGAGCTGGTCGTCGTCCCGGAGGCCGACGCCGCGGCGATGCCGCCCAACCTGCTCTTCGAGGAGGCGGCCGCGGTCCCCTGCGCCGCGCTCACCGCGATGCAAGCGCTGGCGAAGGCGGGCGTCAGGAAGGACACGAAGCTGCTCATCCTCAACGGCTCGGGCGGCGTCGGTCACTTCGCCCTGCAGCTCGCGCGGGTCGCCGGCGCGCGCACGCTCGCGACGACGGGCCCTAAGAACCAGGAGTTCGTCATGAGCCAGGGCGCGGAGGCCGGAATCGATCACGACCGCGACGATCTCGTCGCGTCGGTGAACGCTCGCTTCGACGGCGGCGCCGACGCCGTGATCGACGCCATCGGCGGCGCTGCGCTCGAGCGCGCGCTCCATGCCGTCAAGCCCGGAGGCATCGTCGTGAGCGTCGCGGGTGCGACCGCCGCGGCGAACGGCATCCGCTTCGAGCGTCTGAACTCTCGCCCTTCGGGAGACGAGCTGGAGATCCTCGCCGCCCACGCGCAGCGCAAGACCCTGAGGCCGCACGTGCAGACGATCTTCCGCCTCGACGAGGCCGCGAAGGCGCAGCACGAAAGCCGTCAGGGCCACGTCCGAGGGAAGCTGGTGCTCGCGCTGTGA
- a CDS encoding enoyl-CoA hydratase/isomerase family protein, which yields MAVKTASVTLTRDGSVGIVRLERAHGNAINDDFVEALMSVLADAEADPEIKGVLLTAAGKIFCPGLDLQELHPLDRHAMERFMRRFSAMVLALYAFPKPVVASMHGHALAGGSVLGLCTDWRVLRRGALVGLNEVKVGVPLPFGVALIVRDAVPRTALAEVALLGRNFSDDAAVEAGLADELADDPAAVEALARTRLDEFLSKDATSFSVTKRYLRSPVIERIRASNLLLLPEWLDCWFSPGTRSRIAAIVEELKGKSK from the coding sequence ATGGCGGTCAAGACGGCTTCGGTGACGCTGACACGCGACGGAAGCGTCGGAATCGTGCGCCTCGAGCGGGCGCACGGCAACGCGATCAACGACGACTTCGTCGAGGCGCTGATGTCGGTCCTCGCCGACGCGGAGGCCGACCCCGAGATCAAGGGCGTCCTCTTGACCGCGGCCGGCAAGATCTTCTGCCCCGGCCTCGACCTCCAGGAGCTGCATCCGCTCGACCGCCATGCGATGGAGCGGTTCATGCGGCGCTTCTCGGCGATGGTGCTCGCGCTCTACGCCTTCCCCAAGCCGGTCGTCGCATCGATGCACGGCCACGCGCTCGCGGGCGGGAGCGTGCTCGGCCTCTGCACCGACTGGCGCGTGCTGCGGCGCGGCGCGCTCGTCGGCCTGAACGAGGTGAAGGTCGGCGTCCCGCTGCCGTTCGGCGTCGCGCTCATCGTGCGCGACGCCGTGCCGCGAACCGCGCTCGCCGAGGTCGCGCTCCTCGGCCGGAACTTCAGCGACGACGCGGCGGTCGAGGCCGGTCTCGCCGACGAGCTGGCGGACGACCCCGCCGCCGTCGAGGCGCTCGCTCGCACCCGTCTCGACGAGTTCCTCTCGAAGGACGCGACGTCGTTCTCGGTGACGAAGCGTTACCTGCGCTCGCCGGTCATCGAGCGGATCCGGGCGAGCAACCTGCTTCTCCTCCCCGAGTGGCTCGACTGCTGGTTCTCGCCGGGGACGCGCTCGCGGATCGCGGCGATCGTCGAAGAATTGAAGGGAAAGTCGAAGTGA
- a CDS encoding DUF6159 family protein yields MNAFTRSWELVKASWSVLRDDKELMVFPVISTIAVVLVMVSFAVPMFLTGIFEGGFAEGLPVIGLALGFLFYVVQYIVIFYCNSALIGAAMIRLDGGKPTLGDGFRIASSRFGAIVGYALISATVGVLLRSIARRGFIGRLIASALGFGWNLATFLAVPILVVEGIGPVEAVKRSTELLKKTWGEQIVGNIGIGFAFGMISFFTVAAFAGVVIVAVNTHMIPLVIAAVVLGVTSLLALGLVGSTLTAIYTAAVYRYAVKGDGGAAFPAELVSGAFQAR; encoded by the coding sequence ATGAACGCGTTCACGAGAAGCTGGGAGCTGGTCAAGGCGAGTTGGTCGGTACTCCGCGACGACAAGGAGCTGATGGTCTTCCCCGTGATCTCGACGATCGCGGTGGTGCTCGTCATGGTCTCGTTCGCGGTGCCGATGTTCCTCACGGGGATCTTCGAGGGGGGCTTCGCCGAGGGACTGCCGGTCATCGGCTTGGCGCTCGGATTCCTCTTCTACGTCGTTCAATACATCGTCATCTTCTACTGCAACTCGGCGCTCATCGGCGCCGCGATGATCCGCCTCGACGGCGGGAAGCCGACGCTCGGTGACGGGTTCCGGATCGCGAGCAGCCGCTTCGGTGCGATCGTCGGCTACGCGCTCATCTCGGCGACGGTCGGCGTGCTCCTGCGCAGCATCGCGCGGCGCGGTTTCATCGGCCGCCTCATCGCGTCGGCGCTCGGTTTCGGCTGGAACCTCGCGACGTTCCTCGCGGTTCCCATTCTCGTGGTCGAGGGGATCGGTCCCGTCGAAGCCGTGAAGCGCAGCACCGAGCTCCTGAAGAAGACGTGGGGCGAGCAGATCGTCGGCAACATCGGCATCGGGTTCGCGTTCGGGATGATCTCGTTCTTCACCGTGGCGGCGTTCGCCGGCGTGGTCATCGTCGCGGTCAACACGCACATGATCCCGCTCGTCATCGCGGCGGTCGTGCTCGGCGTGACGTCGCTCCTCGCGCTCGGTCTCGTCGGCTCGACCCTCACCGCGATCTACACCGCCGCCGTGTACCGCTACGCGGTGAAGGGCGACGGCGGCGCGGCGTTCCCCGCCGAGCTCGTCAGCGGAGCGTTCCAGGCGCGGTAG
- a CDS encoding DUF167 domain-containing protein — translation MSFDGLALTAVSGGTRLRLRVKPGARRAEIVGVHGGALKIAVSAPPERGKANGAVIDLIARTLDLPIEAVTIVRGSASQDKLVFVRMPVDEMKRRLGLGGKARG, via the coding sequence ATGTCGTTCGACGGCTTGGCGCTGACCGCCGTCTCCGGTGGAACGCGTCTACGCCTCAGGGTCAAGCCGGGAGCACGGCGCGCCGAGATCGTCGGCGTCCACGGCGGCGCGCTCAAGATCGCGGTCAGCGCCCCGCCGGAGCGCGGCAAGGCGAACGGCGCCGTCATCGATCTCATCGCGCGCACCCTCGACCTCCCGATCGAAGCGGTCACGATCGTCCGGGGATCGGCCTCCCAGGACAAGCTCGTCTTCGTGCGCATGCCGGTCGACGAGATGAAACGCCGGCTCGGCCTCGGTGGGAAGGCGCGAGGTTGA
- a CDS encoding glycosyltransferase → MISLVIPAYNEERALPRLLATVTEATRAYAGSVETIVADNSSTDGTAGVAAAWGARVVPVAKRSIAAARNAGAAAARGEILAFVDADMQIHAGTFGAIDSAMASDRLVGGATGVTLERWSLGLAATFAVLLPVVWLTRFDTGVVFCRRRDFETVGGYDETLRLAEDVSFLMRLRQLGRSRGQRLTRLTKAKAIASTRKFDEHGDWHYFRIFPPALFKLALSGRSALRSIESYWYEPNR, encoded by the coding sequence GTGATCTCGCTCGTCATTCCCGCCTACAACGAAGAGCGCGCCCTCCCGCGCTTGCTCGCGACGGTCACGGAGGCCACGCGGGCCTACGCCGGGTCCGTCGAGACGATCGTCGCCGACAACTCGTCGACCGACGGAACCGCGGGCGTCGCGGCGGCCTGGGGCGCTCGCGTCGTCCCGGTCGCCAAGAGGTCGATCGCCGCCGCCCGTAACGCCGGCGCTGCCGCGGCGCGCGGCGAGATCCTCGCCTTCGTCGACGCGGACATGCAGATTCACGCCGGAACGTTCGGTGCCATCGACTCGGCGATGGCGTCGGACCGCCTCGTGGGGGGCGCGACCGGCGTCACGCTCGAGCGCTGGTCGCTCGGCCTGGCCGCGACCTTCGCCGTCCTCCTGCCTGTCGTCTGGTTGACGCGGTTCGACACCGGCGTCGTCTTCTGCCGCCGCCGCGATTTCGAGACGGTCGGCGGCTACGACGAGACGTTGCGCCTCGCCGAGGACGTGAGCTTCCTCATGAGGCTCCGGCAGCTCGGGCGCTCCCGCGGTCAACGGCTGACGCGATTGACGAAGGCCAAGGCGATCGCCTCGACCCGCAAGTTCGACGAGCACGGCGACTGGCACTACTTCCGGATTTTCCCGCCGGCGCTGTTCAAGCTCGCGCTCTCCGGCCGCTCCGCGCTGCGGTCGATCGAGTCGTACTGGTACGAGCCCAACCGTTAG
- a CDS encoding protein kinase, whose amino-acid sequence MNSLARTLQPEDQLSHYRVVGPLGTGGMGEVYLAQDQALERNVALKVLPAEFVRDDERLRRFVLEAKSASSLSHPNIVTIYEIGRDVVRTKGAPAEGDSAPVQFISMELINGRTMTTLIHEERTDLRTLLGYLAQAAEGLAKAHAAGIVHRDLKPGNIMVSADGFAKVLDFGLAKLTERTEPEIEMTNAPTMLEQKTGAGSILGTTGYMSPEQVRGKPVDARSDIFSFGCVLYEAITKTRPFVAETAVETMHKILNDPFPPIEERNPKAPPELRRFVRRCLAKSPDQRVQSMKDAAIELREIVDEWDNLTSTATSIGTTKTGTFATARSKPSFLVLAGAAVVALAAVAVAVWALKRGGSTADPSQPFQNMKMVTQTDRGDLTDVAISRDGRYFAYLTGELGKAGVRVRQVATGSDLEVVPSEDGLFEGLSFTPDGNYLFYLKCRRDNPSYRALMQVPSLGGPSRERAFDVDSTATFSPDGKQVAFVRGEPQKQHALIVVRDLEAGKERTLATVTDPRKVVGAPAWSPDGAKIAAMELDASSGIFVASTVTYDATSGAREVRETLKGAIPQSVAWLADGKGLVRTGYDLASALTRQIALVDFPSGRARRITNDVDDYAQVSVSSGDEAIAAVRRSILSDLWLADAGGGEPRALTSYRNAENSPFGASACPDGSVLFAGPRSQSLQIYSVAAAGAVPKPLTEGTALAVAPSCFAQGFVHNRFDTDGRAQVWRADADGGNARNLTPDGAYQVLDVARDGSIMTVTRVDDSSIWTINLKDGATRKLGPRLGVGRLSRDGKRAVVTDLAIAPSGMVSRAIKALSTGGDADPVNLSSVPPQGESFGWAPDGTAVTFVDRGQPVWNLYRAPLAGGPSQPITAFKEGRISDYAFSPDGRKLAVALTIGDANNLWIANADGSKPVQATRFPKDFIFAMTWMPDNMHVAVNAGKASSDAVLIKNFR is encoded by the coding sequence ATGAATTCGTTAGCCCGTACGCTTCAGCCCGAAGACCAGCTCTCTCACTACCGCGTGGTCGGGCCCCTGGGGACCGGCGGGATGGGCGAGGTTTACCTCGCCCAGGACCAGGCGCTCGAGCGGAACGTCGCGCTCAAGGTCCTCCCCGCGGAGTTCGTCCGCGACGACGAGCGCCTGCGGCGGTTCGTCCTCGAGGCGAAGTCGGCGTCCTCCCTGAGCCATCCGAACATCGTGACGATCTACGAGATCGGCCGCGACGTCGTCCGCACCAAGGGCGCGCCGGCCGAAGGCGATTCGGCGCCTGTCCAGTTCATCTCGATGGAGCTGATCAACGGGCGCACGATGACGACGCTCATCCACGAGGAGCGGACCGACCTGCGGACGCTCCTCGGTTATCTCGCGCAGGCGGCCGAGGGGCTGGCGAAGGCGCACGCGGCGGGGATCGTCCACCGCGACCTCAAGCCCGGCAACATCATGGTGTCGGCCGACGGGTTCGCGAAGGTGCTCGACTTCGGGCTCGCGAAGCTCACCGAGCGCACCGAGCCCGAGATCGAGATGACGAACGCGCCGACGATGCTCGAGCAGAAGACCGGCGCGGGCTCGATCCTCGGCACGACCGGCTACATGTCCCCCGAGCAGGTGCGCGGCAAGCCGGTCGACGCGCGCTCCGACATCTTCTCGTTCGGATGCGTCCTCTACGAGGCGATCACGAAGACGCGCCCGTTCGTCGCCGAGACGGCGGTCGAGACGATGCACAAGATCCTGAACGATCCGTTCCCGCCGATCGAGGAGCGGAACCCCAAGGCGCCCCCCGAGCTGCGCCGGTTCGTGCGCCGCTGCCTGGCGAAGAGCCCCGATCAGCGCGTCCAGTCGATGAAGGATGCGGCGATCGAGCTGCGCGAGATCGTCGACGAGTGGGACAACCTCACCTCGACCGCGACGTCGATCGGGACGACGAAGACCGGGACGTTCGCGACGGCGCGCTCGAAGCCGTCGTTCCTCGTGCTCGCCGGAGCGGCGGTGGTCGCGCTCGCGGCGGTGGCGGTGGCGGTGTGGGCGCTCAAGCGCGGGGGCTCCACCGCCGACCCATCGCAGCCGTTCCAGAACATGAAGATGGTGACCCAGACGGACCGCGGCGACCTCACCGACGTCGCGATCTCGCGAGACGGCCGCTACTTCGCGTACTTGACCGGCGAGCTCGGGAAGGCCGGCGTGCGCGTGCGGCAGGTCGCCACGGGGAGCGATCTCGAGGTCGTCCCCTCCGAAGACGGTCTCTTCGAGGGGCTGTCGTTCACGCCCGACGGCAACTACCTCTTCTACTTGAAGTGCCGCCGCGACAATCCGAGCTACCGTGCGCTCATGCAGGTGCCTTCCCTCGGCGGTCCGTCGAGGGAGCGTGCGTTCGACGTCGATTCCACGGCCACGTTCTCCCCCGACGGCAAACAGGTGGCGTTCGTCCGCGGAGAGCCGCAGAAGCAGCACGCGCTCATCGTCGTGCGCGACCTCGAGGCGGGGAAGGAGCGGACCCTCGCCACGGTGACCGATCCGCGCAAGGTCGTCGGAGCGCCCGCGTGGTCGCCCGACGGGGCGAAGATCGCGGCGATGGAGCTCGACGCCTCGTCCGGCATCTTCGTCGCCTCGACTGTGACGTACGACGCGACGAGCGGGGCGCGCGAGGTCCGCGAGACCCTCAAAGGAGCGATTCCCCAGAGCGTCGCGTGGCTCGCCGACGGCAAGGGCCTCGTCAGGACCGGCTACGATCTCGCTTCGGCGCTCACGCGCCAGATCGCGCTGGTCGATTTTCCTAGCGGACGCGCGCGGCGCATCACGAACGACGTCGACGATTACGCGCAGGTGTCGGTGTCGTCCGGCGACGAGGCGATCGCGGCCGTGCGTCGCTCGATCTTGAGCGACCTCTGGCTCGCGGATGCCGGGGGAGGCGAGCCGCGCGCTCTCACGTCGTATCGCAATGCCGAGAACTCGCCGTTTGGCGCCTCTGCGTGCCCGGATGGAAGTGTCCTGTTCGCCGGCCCGCGCAGTCAGTCGCTCCAGATCTATTCGGTCGCGGCTGCCGGTGCCGTGCCCAAGCCGCTCACGGAGGGCACCGCGCTCGCGGTGGCGCCGAGCTGCTTCGCGCAGGGATTCGTCCACAACCGGTTCGATACCGACGGCCGCGCCCAGGTTTGGCGCGCCGACGCCGATGGCGGCAACGCGCGGAATCTCACCCCCGACGGCGCGTATCAGGTGCTCGACGTCGCGCGGGACGGCAGCATCATGACGGTGACGCGCGTCGACGACAGCAGCATCTGGACGATCAACCTGAAGGACGGCGCGACGCGCAAGCTGGGGCCGAGGCTCGGCGTCGGCAGGCTCTCGCGCGACGGGAAGCGGGCGGTCGTCACCGATCTGGCGATCGCTCCGTCGGGGATGGTCAGCCGGGCGATCAAGGCGCTCTCGACGGGCGGCGACGCGGACCCGGTCAACCTGTCGAGCGTGCCGCCGCAGGGCGAATCGTTCGGATGGGCGCCCGACGGTACCGCGGTCACCTTCGTCGATCGCGGGCAGCCGGTGTGGAATCTGTACCGTGCACCGCTCGCAGGCGGTCCCTCGCAGCCGATCACGGCGTTCAAGGAAGGCCGGATCAGCGACTACGCCTTCTCGCCCGACGGACGCAAGCTCGCGGTCGCGCTCACGATCGGCGACGCCAATAACTTGTGGATCGCCAACGCCGACGGCTCGAAGCCGGTGCAGGCGACGCGCTTCCCCAAGGACTTCATCTTCGCGATGACGTGGATGCCCGACAACATGCACGTCGCTGTGAACGCCGGCAAGGCGTCCAGCGACGCCGTCCTCATCAAGAACTTCCGGTAG
- a CDS encoding ORF6N domain-containing protein yields MRTRSSRTGGRRQTGKLVPLIDRRIVVVRGHRVMLDADLALVYGVTTKALNQAVKRNRGRFPQDFSFRLRPAERDEVVTNCDHLAQLRFSRACPWAFTEHGAIMAASVLKSRQAVELSVYVVRAFVRLRDLSRSHAEIAEKLATIEETVGRHDVDIERLFDAIRSLLESPGPSRPIGFSVPPSR; encoded by the coding sequence ATGCGCACGAGGAGCTCGAGAACGGGCGGAAGGCGACAGACCGGAAAGCTCGTTCCGCTGATCGATCGACGCATCGTCGTGGTTCGCGGGCACAGGGTGATGCTCGACGCCGATCTGGCTCTCGTGTACGGAGTCACGACGAAGGCGCTCAACCAAGCCGTGAAGCGGAATCGCGGACGATTTCCCCAGGATTTCTCGTTTCGACTGCGCCCCGCCGAACGCGACGAGGTGGTCACAAATTGTGACCACCTCGCTCAGCTCCGATTCTCACGAGCGTGTCCGTGGGCCTTCACCGAGCACGGCGCAATCATGGCGGCGAGCGTTCTCAAGAGCCGTCAGGCCGTCGAGCTGAGCGTGTACGTGGTGCGTGCGTTCGTCCGATTGAGGGATCTCTCTCGAAGCCATGCGGAGATCGCCGAGAAGCTGGCGACGATCGAGGAAACGGTCGGTCGGCACGACGTCGACATCGAGCGGCTTTTCGATGCGATTCGCTCGCTGCTGGAGTCGCCGGGCCCGAGCCGTCCGATCGGCTTTTCGGTGCCGCCGTCGCGCTGA
- a CDS encoding menaquinone biosynthesis protein — MIRIGAVSYLNTRPLVFGLEQAADPRYALSYDVPSVLSTRLEAGELDVALLPVIELARIPDLAVVPGIAIGSYGDCRSVLLVSKKPLDEIRTVALDPESRTSNALVQVLAADAWGISPRFGPGPRDLELALTEHDAVVRIGDKALFTPLPPGTRSFDLGGAWTQATGLPFVFAVWAVRMGALDRDLYTALHESRRSAHAELAAIADDYTWNGRRDPETAFRYLTEAMRYRFGGPELTALNRFLASSARLGLIDRAPEIRIAAFLPTACR; from the coding sequence ATGATCCGCATCGGCGCGGTTTCGTACCTGAACACGCGCCCGCTCGTTTTCGGCCTCGAGCAGGCCGCCGACCCGCGCTACGCGCTCTCGTACGACGTCCCCTCGGTGCTCTCGACGCGCCTCGAGGCCGGCGAGCTCGACGTGGCGCTCCTCCCGGTCATCGAGCTGGCCCGCATCCCCGATCTCGCCGTCGTTCCCGGCATCGCGATCGGGAGCTACGGCGACTGCCGCTCGGTGCTCCTCGTCTCGAAGAAGCCGCTCGACGAGATCCGCACGGTGGCGCTCGATCCGGAGTCGAGGACCTCGAACGCCTTGGTCCAGGTCCTCGCGGCCGACGCGTGGGGCATCTCGCCGCGCTTCGGGCCCGGCCCGCGCGATCTCGAGCTGGCGCTCACGGAGCACGACGCGGTGGTGAGGATCGGCGACAAAGCGCTCTTCACGCCGCTGCCGCCCGGCACGCGATCGTTCGACCTCGGCGGCGCCTGGACGCAGGCGACCGGCCTCCCCTTCGTCTTTGCGGTGTGGGCCGTCCGGATGGGCGCTCTCGATCGCGATCTCTACACGGCGCTCCACGAGAGCCGGCGCTCGGCGCACGCGGAGCTCGCGGCGATCGCCGACGATTACACCTGGAACGGGCGGCGCGATCCCGAGACGGCCTTTCGCTACCTCACCGAAGCGATGCGCTACCGTTTCGGCGGCCCCGAGCTGACGGCGCTCAACCGGTTCCTCGCGTCGTCCGCGCGCCTGGGCCTCATCGACCGCGCGCCCGAGATCCGCATCGCGGCGTTTTTGCCGACGGCATGCCGCTAA
- a CDS encoding DUF5946 family protein, with the protein MTTTCPGCGLTRPVSGAVYDRKFHASAECWAVFEEVLAVEFQDATIFGRAHQITVDTYAVQHAGGRHPDKSVCVHLIGLHTAIERGVTPGEIAPRLQRFVSKIATWPHFDIPERRAKLTVADVALALGEPGAHVEKVKAWGREVWDCWAPHHAAVRALAVGL; encoded by the coding sequence ATGACGACGACCTGCCCCGGTTGCGGTCTCACAAGGCCGGTGTCGGGCGCCGTCTACGACCGGAAGTTCCACGCCTCGGCGGAGTGCTGGGCGGTTTTCGAAGAGGTCCTCGCCGTCGAGTTCCAGGACGCGACGATCTTCGGGCGCGCCCACCAGATCACGGTCGACACCTACGCCGTGCAGCACGCCGGCGGGCGCCACCCGGACAAGTCGGTCTGCGTCCATCTCATCGGCCTCCACACCGCCATCGAGCGGGGTGTCACGCCCGGCGAGATCGCGCCACGCCTCCAGCGCTTCGTGTCGAAGATCGCCACGTGGCCGCACTTCGATATTCCCGAACGCCGCGCCAAACTGACCGTCGCGGACGTCGCGCTGGCGCTCGGCGAGCCGGGAGCCCATGTTGAAAAAGTGAAGGCGTGGGGCCGCGAAGTCTGGGATTGCTGGGCGCCGCACCACGCCGCAGTCCGGGCGCTGGCTGTGGGCTTGTGA
- a CDS encoding thioesterase family protein: protein MTWAYTLDIQATLRDTDALGHVNNAVYVNWFEEVRTAYVCARRNLTKMEQVDFVLGSTTLQFRSPVYMLEVVTMRCTPTRIGNASWDLAYEGRVKSDGRLVVEGTSTQVHYDYAAHKSAPIPADWRALLEADRAK from the coding sequence GTGACCTGGGCGTATACCCTCGACATTCAGGCCACGCTCCGCGACACCGACGCCCTCGGCCACGTCAACAACGCCGTCTACGTGAACTGGTTCGAGGAGGTGCGGACCGCTTATGTCTGCGCCCGCCGCAACCTCACGAAGATGGAGCAGGTCGACTTCGTCCTCGGCTCGACGACTCTTCAGTTTCGTTCCCCGGTCTACATGCTCGAGGTCGTGACGATGCGCTGCACGCCGACGCGGATCGGGAACGCCTCATGGGATCTCGCCTACGAAGGGCGCGTGAAGTCCGACGGCCGCCTCGTCGTCGAAGGGACCTCGACGCAGGTCCACTACGACTACGCCGCGCACAAGTCGGCGCCGATCCCGGCGGACTGGCGGGCGCTGCTGGAGGCGGATCGGGCGAAATGA
- the mqnC gene encoding cyclic dehypoxanthinyl futalosine synthase, whose product MSPIEALDLLERESLTNLGAMADLVRRAKHPDGVVTYIIDRNVNYTNVCNAFCSFCAFYRPPHHEEGWTLPYEEIEKKVEETYALGGNQILLQGGHNPKLKIEYYEDLFTRLKTRFPDLWLHALSAPEIVHIYRSSRLTLQETLTRLRASGLDSIPGGGAEILVDEVRKRLMKNKASSAEWIEVHETAHAMGMRTTATMMFGHVESRADRIEHLRMLRDLQDRTGGFTAFIGWTFQPGHTELGGQEATTAEYLRTMAVARVFLDNFDNLQASWVTQGPKVGAASLAFGVNDMGSTMIEENVVSAAGTVHHMNEPEIVAAIRDAGFVPMRRTMAYERIGGPLHA is encoded by the coding sequence ATGTCCCCCATCGAGGCGCTCGACCTCCTCGAGCGCGAGAGCCTGACGAACCTCGGCGCGATGGCCGATCTCGTCCGCCGTGCGAAGCATCCTGACGGCGTCGTGACGTACATCATCGACCGGAACGTGAACTACACGAACGTCTGCAACGCGTTCTGCAGCTTCTGCGCCTTCTACCGTCCACCGCATCACGAGGAGGGCTGGACCCTTCCCTACGAGGAGATCGAGAAGAAGGTCGAGGAGACCTACGCGCTCGGCGGCAACCAGATCCTCCTCCAGGGCGGCCACAACCCGAAGCTGAAGATCGAGTACTACGAAGACCTGTTCACGCGCCTCAAGACCCGTTTCCCCGATCTATGGCTCCATGCGCTCTCGGCGCCGGAGATCGTGCACATCTACCGCTCGTCGCGGCTGACGCTCCAGGAGACGCTGACGCGCCTGCGCGCCTCCGGCCTCGACTCGATCCCCGGGGGCGGCGCCGAGATCCTCGTCGACGAGGTGCGCAAGCGGCTCATGAAGAACAAGGCCTCGAGCGCCGAGTGGATCGAGGTCCACGAGACGGCGCACGCGATGGGCATGCGCACGACCGCGACGATGATGTTCGGCCACGTCGAGTCCCGCGCCGACCGGATCGAGCACCTGCGCATGCTCCGCGATCTGCAAGACCGCACCGGCGGCTTCACCGCGTTCATCGGCTGGACCTTCCAGCCCGGGCACACCGAGCTGGGCGGCCAGGAGGCGACGACCGCGGAGTACCTCCGCACGATGGCCGTCGCCCGCGTCTTCCTCGACAACTTCGACAACCTGCAGGCCTCATGGGTCACGCAGGGGCCGAAGGTCGGCGCCGCCTCGCTCGCGTTCGGCGTCAACGACATGGGCAGCACGATGATCGAGGAGAACGTCGTCTCGGCGGCGGGGACGGTCCATCACATGAACGAGCCCGAGATCGTCGCCGCGATCCGCGACGCGGGCTTCGTCCCGATGCGCCGTACGATGGCGTACGAGCGGATCGGCGGCCCGCTGCACGCCTAG